A stretch of the Mycobacterium sp. ITM-2016-00317 genome encodes the following:
- a CDS encoding (2Fe-2S)-binding protein yields the protein MCTSFSSPPDPPPDAAALLAQTARLGEYFALPDVSAPGGPVWHPLSSLLEQTTVRDLVDRSRQAIATAMTCDRDEVSVRLAASSFQLGIAARILSPLIGAAICHSALPVVNRTSIRWRPVGHSVLFAADEIEFVTVAGPADAACAIADSALYELFDPLNEILSTAVSLSPKISWGNVSSAANGAVTVLSSARPDRERAGRALVRALLETAPLHDTGTFDTGTFIRRSCCLFYQAPRSGFCGDCVLPQPDTSQRAPAR from the coding sequence ATGTGCACGTCTTTCAGCTCGCCGCCGGACCCGCCCCCGGACGCCGCCGCGCTTCTTGCGCAGACCGCCCGACTCGGCGAGTACTTCGCGCTGCCGGACGTATCCGCGCCCGGTGGTCCGGTCTGGCACCCGCTGTCGTCGCTGCTCGAGCAGACGACGGTCCGGGATCTGGTGGACCGCAGCAGGCAGGCGATCGCCACGGCGATGACATGCGACCGGGACGAGGTTTCTGTCCGGCTGGCAGCCTCGTCATTTCAACTCGGTATCGCGGCACGCATACTTTCCCCGCTGATCGGCGCCGCGATCTGCCATTCGGCCCTACCGGTAGTGAACAGGACATCGATTCGTTGGCGCCCCGTCGGTCATTCAGTGCTGTTCGCCGCCGACGAGATCGAATTCGTCACCGTGGCGGGCCCAGCTGACGCGGCCTGCGCCATAGCGGATTCAGCACTGTACGAACTCTTCGACCCGCTCAACGAGATTCTCTCCACGGCGGTTTCCCTGTCGCCGAAAATCAGTTGGGGCAACGTCTCCTCCGCCGCCAACGGAGCGGTCACGGTCCTGTCGTCGGCTCGACCCGACCGCGAGCGCGCAGGACGGGCCCTGGTGCGGGCACTGCTGGAAACCGCACCGCTACACGACACCGGGACGTTCGACACCGGCACGTTCATCCGCCGCAGCTGCTGCCTGTTCTATCAGGCACCTCGATCGGGCTTCTGCGGTGATTGCGTGCTGCCGCAACCGGACACCTCCCAACGGGCGCCTGCGCGCTGA
- a CDS encoding diol dehydratase small subunit produces the protein MDYPLSVHRRDLLFTPTGKSIDDLTMEAVVAGDVEAADLRISPDTLRLQAEVSEKVGRKQLGANLRRAAEMTAISDERVLAIYNALRPNASSKAELESIADELESQYNATLLAELVREAADVYQRRDILASSE, from the coding sequence GTGGACTATCCGCTCAGCGTTCACCGCAGGGATCTGCTGTTCACACCGACCGGAAAGTCCATCGACGATCTCACCATGGAAGCAGTGGTCGCCGGTGACGTCGAGGCCGCCGATCTCCGCATCTCTCCGGACACGCTGCGGTTGCAGGCCGAGGTTTCGGAAAAGGTCGGCAGAAAGCAATTGGGTGCCAATCTGCGCCGGGCCGCCGAAATGACCGCCATCTCTGACGAGCGGGTTCTGGCGATCTACAACGCACTTCGGCCGAACGCGTCGAGCAAAGCCGAACTCGAGTCGATCGCCGATGAATTGGAGTCCCAGTACAACGCGACTCTGCTCGCGGAACTGGTTCGTGAGGCGGCTGACGTGTACCAGCGCCGCGACATTCTGGCGTCGAGCGAATAG
- a CDS encoding propanediol/glycerol family dehydratase large subunit, with product MTATAIPQSEGAHGDGVRHSLRTLVLEGRPVNLDGFVEEWPEVGMVAMDSPFDPEPSVRVENGVIVEMDGTERADFDFIDQFIADKAIDVETSEASMALPAAEIARMLVDPRVTRKEVIAVTSGLTPAKLLAVAKTLNIVEIMMGMQKMRARRTPANQGHCTSARDNPVQVVCDAAEASLRGFSEVETTLGVVRYAPLVAMAQQIGSQVGTGGPLTQCALEEATELDLGMRGITGYAETISVYGTEPVFVDGDDTPWSKAFLAAAYASRGIKMRFTSGTGSEVQMGNAQGKSMLYLEIRCILIAKGAGVQGLQNGSISCIGVPGAVPAGIRAVAAENLIASAVDLECASGNDQSFSHSPMRRTARLMPQMMPGTDLVCSGYSTMPNYDDMFAGSNLDSDDYDDFNTIQRDLQIDGGLRHVKESEILAVRTRAAKALQAVFAYLDLPPITDAEVDTAVYADGSRDLLPRDVLEDLKGAQQMMDRNITGLDLVKALDATGFSDVAENLLAVLRQRVSGDLLQTSAILTRDLEVLSAVNDANDYQGPDTGYRPSGARWEEMKRLRHVTSASNPEAEVE from the coding sequence ATGACAGCAACAGCAATCCCACAGAGCGAAGGCGCACACGGCGACGGGGTGCGGCATTCCCTGCGGACGCTGGTCCTGGAAGGCCGCCCGGTCAATCTCGACGGCTTCGTCGAGGAGTGGCCCGAGGTGGGCATGGTCGCCATGGACAGCCCGTTCGATCCCGAACCGAGTGTCCGGGTGGAGAACGGCGTGATCGTGGAGATGGACGGCACCGAACGGGCCGACTTCGACTTCATCGACCAGTTCATCGCCGACAAGGCCATCGACGTAGAGACCTCCGAGGCTTCGATGGCGTTGCCGGCAGCCGAAATCGCCCGCATGCTGGTCGATCCGAGGGTGACCCGTAAGGAGGTCATCGCCGTCACGAGTGGCCTTACCCCCGCCAAGCTGCTCGCGGTCGCCAAGACGCTGAACATCGTCGAGATCATGATGGGCATGCAGAAGATGCGGGCCCGTCGCACGCCCGCCAATCAGGGGCACTGCACCAGTGCTCGGGACAATCCGGTGCAGGTGGTGTGCGATGCCGCGGAAGCATCGCTGCGCGGATTCTCGGAGGTCGAGACGACCCTGGGTGTCGTGCGGTACGCGCCGCTGGTCGCGATGGCCCAGCAGATCGGTAGTCAGGTGGGTACGGGTGGCCCGCTCACCCAGTGCGCACTCGAAGAGGCGACCGAACTCGATCTCGGCATGCGGGGGATCACCGGGTACGCGGAGACCATTTCGGTCTACGGCACCGAGCCGGTCTTCGTGGACGGCGACGACACCCCATGGTCGAAGGCGTTCCTCGCTGCGGCCTACGCATCGCGGGGCATCAAGATGAGGTTCACCTCGGGAACCGGATCCGAAGTGCAGATGGGCAACGCCCAGGGTAAATCCATGCTGTATCTGGAGATTCGGTGCATCCTGATCGCCAAGGGGGCCGGGGTGCAGGGCCTGCAGAACGGCTCGATCTCATGTATCGGCGTGCCGGGCGCGGTTCCCGCCGGGATCCGGGCGGTGGCCGCCGAGAACCTCATCGCCTCGGCGGTGGACCTGGAGTGCGCGTCGGGCAATGACCAGTCGTTCTCGCACTCACCCATGCGCAGGACGGCGCGGCTGATGCCCCAGATGATGCCGGGCACAGACCTGGTGTGCTCGGGTTACTCCACGATGCCCAACTACGACGACATGTTCGCGGGCTCGAATCTGGACAGCGACGACTACGACGACTTCAACACCATTCAGCGTGACCTGCAGATCGACGGCGGATTGCGTCATGTGAAGGAGTCCGAGATCCTCGCGGTGCGCACCCGCGCAGCCAAGGCGTTGCAGGCGGTGTTCGCGTACCTGGACCTGCCACCGATCACCGATGCGGAAGTCGATACCGCGGTGTACGCCGACGGCAGCCGTGACCTGCTTCCGCGGGATGTGCTGGAAGATCTCAAGGGTGCCCAGCAGATGATGGACCGCAATATCACGGGTCTGGATCTCGTGAAAGCGCTTGATGCCACCGGATTCTCCGATGTCGCCGAGAATCTGCTGGCCGTGCTGCGGCAACGCGTGTCCGGAGATCTGCTGCAGACATCGGCGATCCTGACCCGGGACCTGGAGGTGTTGTCGGCCGTCAACGACGCCAACGACTACCAGGGTCCGGACACCGGGTATCGCCCGTCGGGCGCACGTTGGGAAGAAATGAAGCGACTGCGCCATGTGACGAGCGCGTCGAATCCCGAGGCGGAGGTGGAATGA
- a CDS encoding propanediol/glycerol family dehydratase medium subunit encodes MTVSTEPADGKRTITFTEIGPAGRGTRSDEVVIAISPTFAALFSQTIVGLPHAEVMRQILAGIEEQEISARIIRLQHSADLALMAHTAAKLSGSGIGIGILARGTSMIHQRDLPRLSSLELFPQSPLLTLETYRNIGSNAAQYAKGESPEPVPTLNDQMARPRWQAKAALLHLKETEMIRKGAPTVEVRPDFSTAAV; translated from the coding sequence ATGACCGTGTCAACCGAACCCGCTGATGGGAAGCGGACGATCACGTTCACCGAGATCGGTCCCGCCGGTCGCGGCACGCGATCCGATGAGGTGGTGATCGCGATATCGCCGACGTTCGCGGCCCTGTTCAGCCAGACGATCGTCGGGCTGCCGCATGCGGAGGTGATGCGCCAGATCCTCGCCGGCATCGAAGAGCAAGAAATCAGCGCCCGAATCATCCGGCTTCAGCACAGCGCCGATCTCGCGCTGATGGCGCACACGGCGGCGAAGCTGTCGGGCTCAGGGATCGGGATCGGGATTCTGGCCCGCGGCACGTCGATGATCCACCAGCGTGACCTTCCTCGGCTCTCGAGTCTGGAGTTGTTCCCGCAGAGTCCGCTCTTGACGTTGGAGACGTACCGCAATATCGGCTCGAACGCGGCGCAGTACGCCAAAGGGGAATCCCCTGAACCGGTTCCGACCCTCAACGACCAGATGGCCCGCCCTCGTTGGCAGGCGAAGGCGGCGTTGCTGCACCTCAAGGAGACCGAGATGATCCGAAAGGGCGCACCGACTGTCGAGGTGAGACCGGACTTCTCCACGGCAGCGGTCTGA